In Rhodohalobacter sp. SW132, the DNA window AGTGGTACGATCTGATGGACAAACGATTACGCACCAGCTATGGCCGGCAAATGGTAGCAAAGCGCAAAGCCATTGTAGAACCGGCCCTTGGTAATCTGTTGCATCACAATGGAATGAAGAAGGTCTATGCCCGGGGTATACAAGCGGCCAATAAACACGTCATGCTTGCAAGTATGT includes these proteins:
- a CDS encoding transposase → DRYECSQGEYLPYRSTSITGNKKARIYRTTAKQCKNCPIKAQCITSKVNYKQLKHSEGKEWYDLMDKRLRTSYGRQMVAKRKAIVEPALGNLLHHNGMKKVYARGIQAANKHVMLASM